In Anaerolineales bacterium, the following proteins share a genomic window:
- the minE gene encoding cell division topological specificity factor MinE, whose product MGFFDKLFGRKASADSAKERLQLVLIHDRTDLTPAELDSLRDELIATISRHVEIDAKAMQIGVEHDGRSQRLVADIPLKPARRKARRTK is encoded by the coding sequence ATGGGCTTCTTCGATAAATTATTCGGACGCAAAGCCAGCGCGGACAGCGCAAAAGAACGACTCCAACTCGTGCTGATTCACGACCGCACGGATCTCACCCCGGCGGAACTTGATTCGCTTCGTGACGAGTTGATCGCCACGATCAGCCGCCATGTGGAGATCGACGCGAAAGCCATGCAGATCGGCGTGGAACACGACGGGCGTTCGCAACGTCTCGTAGCAGATATCCCATTGAAACCTGCACGGCGAAAGGCAAGAAGGACCAAATAG
- a CDS encoding M20/M25/M40 family metallo-hydrolase, which translates to MSDFTKIDSYLEKNMDKSIAELSKLVAQPSISAQGVGLKECAAMVADMLRARGFTAEIMDTDGAPVVFGERKGKADKTLIFYNHYDVQPPEPLELWDSPPFEPSLREGKLYGRGVSDDKSHITSRLFAIDALLDADGELPCNVKFIIEGEEETASVHLHEFILQNKDKLKADACIWEFGGVDHRDVPMQYLGLRGICYVELSVERLSTDVHSGVGGSILENAAWRLVWALSTLKGPDEKIRIPGFYDNIQPPSKRDRELMDALPDVAEEYTKRFGVKKFIKGLTGGTDLKMEEVFVPTCTICGLTSGYQGPGSKTVLPAKASAKVDFRLVPGQMPADIVRKLRAHLDAQGFEDVQIQFLGGEPAARTDPDGPFVRTVVKTSEEVYEFPMEIVPMIGGSGPNYPFVHDLGLPVATAGLGYPGTLAHAPNENIRLDLYLKHARHMARVLKEFAKS; encoded by the coding sequence ATGTCTGACTTCACCAAAATCGATTCGTATCTCGAAAAGAATATGGACAAGAGCATCGCCGAGCTTTCGAAACTGGTCGCGCAACCGAGCATCAGCGCGCAGGGCGTGGGCTTGAAAGAGTGCGCGGCGATGGTCGCAGACATGCTCCGCGCGCGCGGCTTCACTGCCGAGATCATGGACACGGATGGCGCGCCGGTCGTCTTCGGCGAGCGCAAGGGCAAAGCGGACAAGACGTTAATCTTTTACAACCATTACGACGTGCAACCGCCGGAGCCGCTGGAACTTTGGGACTCGCCGCCGTTCGAGCCGTCGCTTCGTGAAGGAAAACTTTACGGGCGCGGCGTGAGCGACGACAAATCGCACATCACTTCAAGGTTGTTCGCGATCGACGCCCTGCTCGACGCCGACGGCGAACTTCCGTGCAACGTCAAATTCATCATCGAGGGCGAAGAGGAAACCGCCAGCGTCCACTTGCATGAATTCATTTTGCAGAATAAAGACAAACTCAAAGCCGACGCGTGCATTTGGGAATTCGGCGGCGTGGACCACCGCGATGTGCCGATGCAATATCTCGGCTTACGCGGCATTTGCTACGTCGAACTTTCCGTCGAGAGATTAAGCACAGACGTTCACTCCGGCGTTGGCGGTTCGATCCTCGAAAACGCGGCGTGGCGGCTGGTGTGGGCGCTATCCACGTTGAAAGGACCCGACGAGAAGATTCGCATCCCAGGTTTTTACGACAACATCCAACCGCCCTCGAAGCGCGACCGTGAATTGATGGACGCGCTCCCCGACGTTGCCGAGGAGTACACAAAACGCTTCGGCGTGAAAAAATTTATCAAAGGACTCACCGGCGGGACCGACCTGAAAATGGAGGAAGTCTTTGTCCCGACTTGCACCATCTGCGGACTCACCAGCGGCTATCAAGGTCCCGGCTCGAAGACGGTTCTGCCCGCGAAAGCCTCCGCCAAAGTGGACTTCCGCCTCGTGCCCGGACAGATGCCTGCTGACATCGTAAGGAAGTTACGCGCCCACCTCGACGCGCAAGGTTTCGAGGATGTGCAGATTCAATTCCTCGGGGGCGAGCCGGCGGCTAGGACGGATCCAGACGGCCCGTTCGTGCGAACCGTGGTGAAGACATCCGAAGAGGTGTATGAATTCCCGATGGAGATCGTTCCGATGATCGGCGGCTCCGGTCCGAATTATCCTTTTGTGCACGATCTTGGTTTACCGGTGGCTACGGCAGGCTTGGGCTACCCGGGCACGCTGGCTCATGCGCCGAACGAAAACATTCGGCTCGATTTATACCTGAAACACGCGCGGCACATGGCGCGGGTTTTGAAAGAGTTTGCCAAATCCTGA
- the mreD gene encoding rod shape-determining protein MreD, with protein MRNLIAIPIIILSVQLQMSIVSRVPLLSGAADLPLVVLAAWALQDGVETSWHWAVATGLLVGFVSALPFLVPVISYLFVVLIAYLLQRRVWQTPLLAMFAVSFVGTIFLQVFSLITLRLFGVAAPSGESFGLFILPSTLLNLLLSVPVFAVMRDIARWVYPLPELE; from the coding sequence ATGCGCAACCTGATCGCTATCCCTATCATTATTCTATCCGTGCAGTTGCAGATGTCCATTGTCAGCCGCGTGCCCCTGCTTTCCGGCGCGGCGGATCTGCCGCTGGTCGTTCTCGCGGCGTGGGCATTGCAAGACGGGGTAGAAACCTCCTGGCATTGGGCAGTGGCGACCGGTTTACTGGTTGGGTTCGTTTCAGCCCTCCCTTTCTTGGTGCCGGTCATAAGTTATTTATTCGTGGTTTTGATCGCCTATTTACTGCAACGCCGCGTCTGGCAGACGCCTTTACTCGCCATGTTCGCCGTTTCTTTTGTTGGGACGATCTTTCTACAAGTTTTCTCTTTGATAACGCTCCGATTATTCGGTGTTGCGGCGCCTTCAGGCGAATCATTCGGACTTTTCATCCTGCCATCCACGCTTTTGAACTTGCTTCTCTCTGTCCCTGTTTTTGCTGTAATGCGGGACATCGCGCGTTGGGTATACCCTCTACCGGAACTTGAATGA
- a CDS encoding DUF4870 domain-containing protein, whose amino-acid sequence MNPKPAVEERVWSVLAHLFALAMGMGLILPVLGWAEQRRKSKYVAFQSLQALGYQTLGYTVWVIAGLLAAVVSIFFLLLNMDDALRSEAALTSWMIGHFSLTFALLGLYYILPVIAALACAFGKDFRYPFMGRRLAKYLDYDSEGGLNESHEDRWVAAAGHFSVIIAMWGLLVPAAAWILQGKRSAWLKFQSAQAIVLHVCALLLGFIALFLYMSGFVVFIALTGVGGTSISSGTGLIAVLLMFGLMLIALLILLFIPLFHIMGQWAGYRVLKGDDYRYPIIGKLIARWIPSGSHVQTT is encoded by the coding sequence ATGAATCCCAAGCCTGCCGTTGAAGAGCGCGTTTGGTCTGTGTTGGCGCATCTTTTCGCGCTGGCGATGGGCATGGGGTTGATTCTGCCGGTCCTTGGTTGGGCGGAACAGCGACGCAAATCGAAGTATGTCGCGTTTCAGTCTTTGCAGGCGTTGGGCTATCAAACGTTGGGGTACACGGTTTGGGTTATCGCTGGCTTGCTCGCGGCGGTCGTTAGTATATTTTTCCTGCTGTTAAATATGGACGACGCGTTGCGTTCCGAAGCCGCGCTGACGAGTTGGATGATTGGTCATTTCAGCCTAACTTTTGCCTTGCTTGGTTTGTACTACATTCTCCCAGTCATTGCCGCGCTGGCTTGCGCGTTCGGCAAGGACTTTCGCTATCCATTTATGGGACGCCGCCTTGCGAAATATCTTGATTATGATTCCGAGGGCGGATTGAACGAGTCTCACGAAGATCGCTGGGTCGCGGCGGCGGGACATTTCAGCGTCATCATCGCCATGTGGGGATTACTCGTTCCAGCCGCCGCGTGGATTTTGCAGGGCAAGCGCAGTGCGTGGTTGAAGTTTCAATCCGCACAAGCGATTGTGCTTCACGTATGTGCGCTTCTGTTGGGTTTCATTGCGCTTTTCCTTTACATGTCTGGCTTCGTCGTTTTTATCGCGCTCACTGGGGTTGGCGGCACTTCAATAAGTTCCGGTACCGGTCTCATCGCCGTGCTCCTCATGTTTGGTTTGATGCTGATTGCCTTGCTGATCCTGCTCTTCATTCCGCTGTTTCACATCATGGGACAGTGGGCGGGTTACCGCGTGCTCAAAGGCGATGATTATCGTTACCCGATCATCGGCAAATTGATTGCGAGATGGATCCCCAGCGGGAGCCACGTTCAAACAACTTAA
- the minC gene encoding septum site-determining protein MinC yields the protein MEETKSLIQIKGLRDGLLISLDDAPWDEQHAALIAQVDSQPAFFQGARLALDVASQVLHVNELVELRDQLSDRGISLWAVMSESPTTEQTAQLLGLATRISKPRPEETRQFSVEDLGEETALFLNRTLRSGTRIEFPGHVVVLGDVNPGAEIIAEGNIVIWGRLRGMVHAGSGGDISAVVCALDLSPTQLRIADEVATTIRPSEEPQPEMARINEEGKLQSENWSADR from the coding sequence ATGGAAGAAACAAAGTCTCTCATCCAGATCAAGGGTTTGCGCGATGGCTTGCTCATCTCGCTGGACGACGCGCCCTGGGATGAACAACACGCCGCGTTGATCGCCCAAGTGGATTCGCAACCGGCGTTCTTTCAGGGTGCGCGCTTGGCGTTGGATGTCGCTTCGCAGGTTTTACACGTGAATGAACTCGTCGAATTGCGCGATCAACTCTCAGACCGCGGTATCTCTCTCTGGGCGGTGATGAGCGAATCGCCCACTACCGAACAGACCGCCCAATTACTTGGGCTTGCCACGCGCATTTCTAAGCCAAGACCCGAAGAGACGCGACAGTTTTCGGTCGAAGATCTGGGCGAGGAAACCGCGTTGTTTTTGAACCGCACGCTCCGTTCGGGGACGCGGATAGAATTTCCCGGTCATGTGGTTGTGCTAGGCGATGTGAATCCCGGCGCGGAGATCATCGCCGAAGGGAACATCGTCATTTGGGGACGGTTGCGCGGCATGGTCCATGCAGGCTCGGGCGGCGACATAAGCGCAGTCGTGTGCGCGCTCGATCTGTCCCCCACCCAGCTGAGAATCGCCGACGAGGTCGCGACAACCATACGTCCGAGTGAAGAGCCGCAGCCCGAAATGGCGCGCATCAACGAGGAAGGCAAACTCCAATCCGAAAACTGGTCAGCGGACCGGTAA
- a CDS encoding rod shape-determining protein, giving the protein MAFNPINWLLGLFSLDIAIDLGTANTLVNVRGKGIVINEPSWVTIDKRLRQPLAIGLEAKEMMGRTPSNVAVVRPLRDGVISEFDITQVMLEYFIGRVHEQSVVPLPRPRVVVGIPTGVTEVEKRAVYDAVMASGAREAFMIEEPIASALGAGLPIGEIRGSMVVDIGGGTTEVAVLSMSGVVASRSLRVAGDEMDQDIVQYLRNKYNLLVGESVAEQIKWKIGSAYPLQPEKTMEVRGRNLVTGLPESVEISSVEMREALAGSVQVIVDTIRDALEEVPPEIVSDLMDVGICLAGGGGLLQGLADRLTDELKLRVWVAEDPLTCVARGAGMVFEDFDNLSRYLVGLERGSTRHSL; this is encoded by the coding sequence TTGGCGTTCAACCCGATTAATTGGCTGTTGGGCTTGTTCTCGCTGGATATTGCGATTGATTTGGGGACAGCGAATACACTGGTCAATGTGCGCGGCAAAGGAATTGTGATCAACGAGCCGTCTTGGGTGACGATTGATAAACGTCTGCGCCAGCCGCTTGCCATTGGCTTGGAAGCCAAAGAAATGATGGGACGCACGCCAAGCAACGTGGCGGTTGTTCGTCCGTTGCGAGATGGAGTGATCTCTGAGTTTGATATTACTCAGGTGATGCTGGAATATTTCATTGGGCGCGTCCACGAACAAAGCGTTGTGCCGCTTCCGCGTCCGCGTGTGGTGGTCGGCATTCCCACAGGCGTGACTGAAGTGGAAAAGCGCGCGGTCTACGACGCGGTGATGGCGTCCGGGGCGCGCGAGGCATTTATGATCGAAGAGCCGATCGCTTCCGCTTTGGGCGCGGGCTTGCCCATCGGTGAGATTCGGGGCAGTATGGTTGTTGATATCGGCGGCGGCACGACCGAGGTGGCGGTACTCTCCATGAGCGGCGTCGTCGCGTCGCGGTCCCTGCGTGTGGCTGGCGACGAAATGGATCAGGATATCGTGCAGTATTTACGCAACAAATATAATCTGCTCGTCGGCGAAAGCGTCGCCGAGCAGATCAAATGGAAGATCGGTTCGGCATACCCACTGCAACCCGAGAAAACCATGGAAGTCCGCGGGCGCAATCTCGTTACCGGGTTGCCGGAGAGCGTGGAAATCTCATCGGTCGAAATGCGCGAGGCGCTCGCCGGTTCGGTGCAGGTGATCGTGGATACGATCCGTGACGCGCTCGAAGAGGTGCCGCCGGAGATCGTTTCGGATCTCATGGATGTGGGTATCTGCCTCGCGGGCGGCGGCGGACTCTTACAGGGACTCGCCGACCGGCTCACCGATGAACTGAAACTGCGCGTGTGGGTGGCGGAAGATCCGCTCACGTGCGTGGCGCGCGGCGCCGGTATGGTGTTCGAAGATTTCGATAATTTGAGTCGCTACCTTGTTGGACTCGAACGTGGAAGCACGCGTCACAGTTTGTAG
- a CDS encoding peptidylprolyl isomerase has protein sequence MVIELFADKTPKTVNNFVFLSREGFYDDVIFHRVINNFMAQGGDPTGTGMGGPGYKFEDEFHPSLRHDKQGILSMANAGPGTNGSQFFITHVPTPHLDNRHSVFGQVVEGLDVLMSIPARDPNNKNAPAVKIIRVNIEESE, from the coding sequence ATGGTCATCGAGTTGTTCGCGGACAAAACCCCGAAGACTGTGAATAATTTTGTTTTTCTCTCGCGCGAGGGGTTTTATGATGATGTGATATTCCATCGCGTGATCAACAACTTCATGGCGCAAGGTGGCGACCCGACCGGCACCGGCATGGGCGGACCGGGCTACAAATTCGAGGACGAGTTTCATCCCAGCCTGCGACACGACAAGCAAGGCATCCTCTCGATGGCAAACGCGGGACCTGGCACGAACGGTTCGCAATTTTTCATCACCCACGTTCCCACGCCTCACCTTGACAATCGGCACAGCGTGTTTGGTCAGGTGGTAGAGGGATTGGACGTATTGATGTCCATCCCGGCGCGCGACCCAAATAACAAGAACGCCCCGGCAGTGAAGATCATCCGTGTCAACATCGAAGAAAGCGAATAA
- a CDS encoding VTT domain-containing protein — protein sequence MSTSKKANKKVSPKRSKSVQKKGKKTSARSSRVEAAKKPKVRASRQKVRVEPVVESPTTVAVAAKSNIQTNILRVVAFLAAIAITLYIYSIRDRVKDFGDFGYPGIFLIALLANATVLIPAPGAFVVYSMGAVFNPLLVGLSAGTGGALGELSGYLAGFSGQAVVERMDVYERMKPWVDKYGGWAILVLSAIPNPFFDAAGIAAGIAKMPLRTFLFFVWIGQLIKMTMFAYAGRYSLDWLAQFLK from the coding sequence GTGTCAACATCGAAGAAAGCGAATAAGAAAGTCTCGCCGAAAAGAAGCAAAAGCGTGCAGAAGAAGGGCAAGAAAACTTCTGCGCGCTCTTCACGCGTCGAGGCGGCGAAGAAGCCGAAGGTTAGGGCAAGCAGGCAGAAGGTCCGGGTTGAACCGGTGGTTGAAAGCCCGACGACGGTTGCGGTGGCGGCAAAGTCCAATATCCAAACAAACATCCTGCGCGTCGTCGCGTTTCTGGCGGCAATTGCGATCACGCTGTACATTTACAGCATCCGCGACCGCGTGAAGGATTTTGGAGACTTTGGCTACCCGGGAATTTTTTTGATCGCGTTGCTGGCGAATGCGACTGTGCTGATCCCGGCGCCGGGCGCGTTTGTGGTGTATAGCATGGGCGCGGTGTTCAACCCTTTGCTCGTCGGGCTCTCTGCAGGGACAGGCGGCGCACTGGGCGAACTCTCGGGCTATCTTGCGGGTTTCAGCGGTCAAGCCGTCGTCGAGCGGATGGATGTGTATGAACGCATGAAACCCTGGGTGGATAAATACGGCGGCTGGGCGATTCTTGTTTTGTCGGCAATCCCGAATCCGTTTTTCGACGCGGCGGGCATCGCGGCGGGCATCGCCAAAATGCCGTTGCGAACTTTCTTGTTCTTTGTATGGATCGGTCAACTGATCAAGATGACGATGTTTGCGTACGCGGGCAGATATTCGCTGGATTGGCTGGCGCAGTTTCTAAAATAG
- the minD gene encoding septum site-determining protein MinD: protein MPAQVITITSGKGGVGKTTAVANLAVALALEGSKVVCIDGDIGLRNLDVILGLENRIVYDIVDVIEGRCRLKQAMIRDKKLPELYLIPAAQTRDKSAVSASDMTRLMKDLRSECDFVLIDSPAGIERGFRNAIAGADRVLVVTNPEVSAVRDADRVIGILEAEEKGPASLILNRLNPTLVKSKDMLSPEDVLDLLAIELIGIVPEDENVIIASNRGAPVAYDTKSRAGQAFRNIAKRVKGETVPFLDLEAQGGLWDRIQRLTGRK from the coding sequence ATGCCCGCACAAGTCATCACCATCACATCCGGAAAAGGCGGCGTGGGAAAAACCACCGCCGTCGCCAACCTTGCCGTCGCGCTCGCGCTGGAAGGCTCGAAAGTTGTTTGCATTGACGGCGACATCGGCTTGCGTAACCTTGATGTGATTCTTGGGCTTGAGAACCGCATCGTGTACGACATCGTGGATGTGATCGAAGGGCGATGCCGGTTGAAGCAGGCGATGATCCGCGATAAGAAATTGCCGGAGTTGTATTTGATCCCCGCCGCGCAGACGCGCGATAAAAGCGCGGTCTCGGCGAGCGATATGACTCGCTTGATGAAAGACTTGCGTTCGGAATGCGATTTTGTGTTGATCGATTCGCCCGCCGGTATCGAGCGCGGATTCCGCAACGCTATTGCCGGAGCAGACCGCGTACTGGTGGTCACCAACCCGGAGGTCAGCGCGGTGCGCGATGCAGACCGCGTCATCGGCATTCTCGAAGCGGAGGAGAAGGGTCCCGCGTCGTTGATCCTGAATCGTTTGAATCCAACGTTGGTGAAAAGCAAAGATATGCTCTCGCCCGAAGATGTGCTCGACCTGCTTGCCATCGAACTCATCGGCATTGTGCCTGAAGATGAAAATGTGATCATCGCTTCGAACCGCGGCGCACCGGTGGCGTACGATACAAAAAGCAGGGCTGGGCAGGCGTTCCGCAACATCGCCAAACGAGTGAAAGGCGAAACGGTTCCATTCCTCGACCTCGAAGCGCAAGGCGGATTGTGGGATCGCATCCAGCGGCTGACGGGGAGGAAGTGA
- a CDS encoding penicillin-binding transpeptidase domain-containing protein — MTSDNKHQTQPWRVFLVYLVIALVVATILSRLVSLQIFGGQEWTEQAVENYRSEISDPAPRGIIYDRNGYILARNIASYNVVITPANLPDDDADIQRVYREVSALTGVPAGGPVTDESLENAKLFSACVPGPSIADMVALGDSLAPFNPVKIICNINEEMARVIRERSVDWPGVSLEIEPVRDYPTGSLTANVIGFLGPIYSTVQADLEARGFVANRDKIGYAGVETSMDDILLGRNGLRVVQVDVAGEILRNLEPPIAPQPGYNVVLTIDTRLQKAAEAVLVDEINYWNTLLRTDRISSGVVIAMNPKTGEILAMVSYPSYENNRMARFIPGYYYEQLAQDPRKPLVNNAISAELAPGSTFKLSTATGAFNEGVIKLGQIVQTPGRLVLCERFSPNDPCVEGRNMRPFVDWIYERNGVINEAGFGALDFLHCIAYSSNVCFYKLGGGYEDEIKEGLGIFRLGEYARALGYGARSGIELPGEEDGLVPSPQWKRINTGENWSTGDTYIASVGQGYVLGTPLQVLMSGATIANYGKLMQPTIIREVQDEEGRVVPLWFDPATFRIYALRELSDEQGKSGQIWVNVIDETDAHSSPPEGSYQISPFTPNMKWDVTVDPLIREWSCEAGYCDLTGNTKVVQPSTIEAVRNGTRFAVTENPLGTLHEVFNDFFPLPVAVAGKTGTAEYCDDVARALDKCRFGAWPTHAWTLAYAPFEDPEIIILAFAYNGGEGGSVAAPIVARVMQAYFELKSIDLTESGGG, encoded by the coding sequence ATGACCTCAGACAATAAACACCAAACTCAGCCATGGCGAGTGTTTCTCGTCTACCTTGTGATCGCTCTCGTGGTCGCGACGATATTATCGCGCTTGGTCTCCCTCCAAATTTTTGGCGGACAAGAATGGACGGAGCAGGCGGTCGAGAACTATCGCTCGGAAATTAGCGACCCCGCGCCGCGCGGAATCATCTATGACCGCAACGGCTACATTCTGGCGCGCAACATCGCCTCCTACAACGTGGTCATCACACCCGCTAACCTACCAGACGATGACGCCGACATTCAACGCGTCTACCGGGAAGTCTCGGCGTTGACCGGTGTGCCGGCAGGCGGTCCCGTTACAGACGAATCGCTTGAAAACGCAAAATTGTTTTCGGCATGCGTGCCGGGTCCAAGTATTGCGGATATGGTCGCGCTGGGCGATTCGCTCGCTCCCTTCAACCCGGTGAAGATCATCTGCAATATCAACGAAGAAATGGCGCGCGTCATTCGTGAACGCTCCGTGGATTGGCCCGGCGTCTCGTTGGAGATCGAACCGGTAAGAGATTACCCCACCGGCTCGTTGACCGCGAACGTCATCGGATTTTTGGGACCGATCTACTCAACGGTTCAGGCGGATCTCGAAGCCCGAGGCTTTGTCGCCAACCGAGACAAGATCGGTTACGCCGGCGTCGAAACTTCGATGGACGACATTCTGCTTGGACGCAACGGCTTGCGCGTCGTTCAAGTGGATGTAGCTGGCGAAATCTTGAGGAATCTCGAACCGCCGATCGCGCCTCAGCCCGGATACAACGTAGTCCTCACAATTGATACGCGCCTGCAAAAAGCCGCCGAAGCCGTGCTGGTGGATGAGATCAATTACTGGAACACCTTATTGAGAACGGATCGCATCTCCAGCGGCGTGGTCATCGCGATGAATCCAAAAACTGGCGAGATTCTTGCCATGGTCTCATACCCTTCCTACGAGAATAACCGCATGGCCCGTTTCATACCCGGGTATTATTACGAACAGTTGGCGCAAGATCCGCGCAAGCCTCTCGTCAACAACGCCATTTCAGCGGAACTCGCTCCCGGCTCGACGTTCAAACTTTCCACGGCAACCGGCGCGTTCAACGAAGGCGTGATCAAGTTAGGGCAAATCGTGCAGACACCTGGCCGCCTCGTGCTGTGCGAACGCTTCTCTCCAAACGATCCTTGCGTAGAAGGTCGAAACATGCGTCCCTTCGTGGATTGGATCTACGAACGCAACGGCGTCATTAACGAAGCCGGTTTCGGCGCTCTCGATTTCCTGCACTGCATCGCCTACTCGAGCAACGTCTGTTTTTACAAACTCGGCGGCGGATATGAAGACGAAATCAAAGAAGGACTCGGGATCTTCCGCCTCGGCGAATACGCGCGTGCGCTGGGATATGGCGCGCGTTCGGGGATCGAACTCCCCGGCGAAGAAGACGGGTTGGTTCCCTCGCCGCAGTGGAAACGCATCAACACCGGGGAAAACTGGTCCACAGGCGACACCTACATCGCCAGCGTGGGGCAGGGATACGTTCTCGGCACTCCATTGCAAGTGTTGATGTCCGGCGCGACAATCGCCAACTACGGAAAACTGATGCAACCCACCATCATCCGCGAAGTGCAGGATGAGGAAGGCAGGGTAGTCCCGTTATGGTTTGACCCTGCCACGTTCAGGATTTATGCACTGCGCGAACTTTCGGATGAACAGGGTAAAAGCGGACAGATATGGGTTAATGTGATTGATGAAACCGATGCACATTCATCTCCGCCTGAGGGAAGTTACCAGATCTCACCGTTCACACCCAACATGAAATGGGACGTAACCGTGGATCCGTTGATCCGCGAATGGAGTTGCGAAGCCGGGTACTGCGATCTGACCGGAAACACCAAGGTGGTTCAACCCTCCACCATCGAAGCGGTTCGCAACGGCACGCGCTTTGCAGTGACAGAAAATCCGCTTGGAACATTGCACGAAGTTTTCAATGATTTTTTCCCCCTGCCAGTAGCAGTGGCTGGAAAAACCGGCACCGCCGAATATTGCGACGATGTGGCGCGCGCCCTTGACAAATGCCGCTTCGGCGCGTGGCCCACGCACGCGTGGACTCTGGCGTACGCTCCGTTTGAAGACCCGGAGATCATCATCCTTGCGTTTGCTTACAACGGCGGCGAAGGCGGAAGCGTTGCCGCCCCGATCGTGGCGCGCGTGATGCAGGCTTACTTCGAACTTAAGTCCATTGACCTGACCGAGAGCGGCGGCGGATAA
- the udk gene encoding uridine kinase has protein sequence MKHPDPLVIGIAGGSGSGKTTVAESILSRVGRDRIAFLQHDSYYKDLSGLPPVQRAQINFDHPDSLETDLLTQHIASLRDGKPVSVPIYDFSTDRRTDKTFTVEPRNVILVEGILIFVEPELRKMFDVKIFVDTDADLRFIRRLERDISERGRTTESVIKQYQSTVRPMHLEFVEPSKRYADVIIPEGGFNATAIDMVVARIEALLK, from the coding sequence ATGAAACATCCAGACCCTCTCGTCATCGGTATTGCCGGCGGATCAGGCTCTGGAAAAACCACCGTTGCAGAATCGATCTTGTCGAGAGTTGGACGCGACCGCATCGCCTTCCTCCAGCACGATTCGTACTACAAAGACCTCAGCGGACTTCCGCCCGTGCAACGTGCCCAGATCAACTTCGACCATCCGGATTCTCTTGAAACAGATCTGTTGACTCAACACATCGCTTCGCTCCGGGACGGGAAGCCTGTTTCAGTTCCCATTTACGATTTCTCCACCGACCGGCGGACAGACAAAACCTTCACCGTCGAGCCGCGTAACGTCATCCTCGTGGAAGGAATCCTGATCTTCGTCGAGCCTGAATTGCGGAAAATGTTCGACGTGAAAATTTTCGTGGACACCGACGCCGACCTGCGCTTCATCCGCCGCCTCGAACGCGACATTTCCGAACGCGGGCGCACGACCGAATCGGTCATCAAACAATATCAGTCCACCGTCCGACCAATGCACCTCGAATTTGTCGAGCCGTCCAAACGCTACGCCGACGTGATCATCCCCGAAGGTGGATTCAACGCCACAGCGATTGACATGGTGGTGGCGCGCATCGAGGCTTTACTCAAATAA
- the mreC gene encoding rod shape-determining protein MreC, producing MRNLLSRTLQTTIIFLVVGGVLALALGGYFGPVSNVVSRSFVNLQTWFSSRFVAVQDMLTAPRDVASLRERNAELEAEVSELQAQVIQLQQQVGETEILAALVDFSRANPENTYLAAAVIGKDPSPFLHYVVINRGSNDGIQRGMPVVTNQGLVGRVEAVIADAARVQLITDPASNVNVRLQNAEIEASLIGSVTGDLSLELIPQDVAIEAGDLVLTSGLGGGYPPDLIVGQVVNIRTRESDLFQQATVQPVVDFNRLQIVLIIVNFTPVDISPLLPAP from the coding sequence ATGAGAAATTTACTTTCACGCACGCTTCAAACGACGATCATTTTTCTGGTCGTGGGCGGAGTGCTGGCGCTGGCGCTCGGCGGTTACTTCGGACCTGTTTCAAACGTGGTTTCACGGTCGTTCGTCAATTTGCAGACGTGGTTCTCCTCCCGTTTTGTGGCGGTTCAAGATATGCTGACCGCGCCGCGCGATGTCGCGTCGTTGCGGGAACGCAACGCGGAACTCGAAGCCGAAGTGTCTGAGTTACAAGCCCAAGTCATTCAGTTGCAACAGCAAGTCGGCGAGACGGAAATCCTCGCCGCGCTCGTAGATTTCTCGCGCGCCAACCCGGAAAATACATACTTGGCGGCGGCAGTCATTGGCAAGGATCCCAGTCCATTCTTACATTACGTGGTTATCAACCGCGGCTCGAACGATGGCATCCAACGCGGGATGCCGGTGGTGACGAATCAAGGCTTGGTTGGGCGGGTTGAAGCGGTCATTGCCGACGCCGCGCGCGTACAGTTGATCACCGACCCCGCCTCCAATGTGAACGTCCGCCTTCAAAATGCGGAGATCGAAGCGTCGCTCATCGGTTCGGTGACCGGCGACCTGTCGCTTGAACTCATTCCACAAGACGTAGCGATCGAAGCCGGCGACCTCGTTCTCACGTCCGGATTAGGAGGCGGCTATCCCCCGGATCTGATCGTTGGTCAGGTAGTAAACATCCGCACCCGCGAGTCGGATCTATTTCAACAAGCCACCGTCCAGCCGGTTGTGGATTTCAACCGCTTGCAGATCGTTTTGATCATCGTCAATTTCACGCCGGTGGATATCTCGCCGCTTTTGCCTGCTCCGTAA